CAACCTTTTTAATAACACTTGGGAGCAGGGTAAAGAAATCAGCGGACTTTACCAGATAATCCCATGCTCCAAGTTTCATGGCCTGTACGGCAATATCCTCATCGCCCTGACCTGTGGTTATTATGACGGGGATTTGTTTATTGCTGCGATTCAAAGCTTCCAGAAACTCGATTCCGTTCATGCCCGGCATAAGATAATCGCTGATAATTATATCAGGCATTATCTCATCAAGTTTTTCAAGACAGGCGCCGGCCTCCGGGAAATGATACACTGATACATTCGGCAGGTTATTGGCAATCGACCGTTTCATGAGGCTGAAATGCGCCTCTTCGTCCTCGATTATTACAAGCCTTAATGTTTCCATAAGCGTGAGCCCGTTAACCTCTTTACTCTTCCAACACAGGGGGTTGGTTGAGAATCATCCAGTAAAAATCGATCTGCCTGATTTTTTCCTCAAACTCCTTGAATCCTACCGGCTTGGTCAGGTAGCTGTTGGCATGATAATCATAAGACCGGGCAATATCTTCTTCCCGTTCCGACGTGGTGAGCATGATCACGGGAATCTTCCTCAGACTTGGATCCTGTTTGATCTTTTTCAAAACATCTATTCCATCAATGCCCGGCAGTTTGATGTCCATCAGGATCAAGCCTGGGCATGGGTACTTAGACTTATCAGCATATTTTCCTTTGTTGAAGAGATAATCAAGCGCCTCTTCTCCGTCGCATGCAGCATCAATCCGGTTTGCATTGCCGGCCTTTCGGATTGCCCGTTTTGTCAGTTGTGCGTGAGCTTTCTCGTCTTCTACAAGCAGGATGTTTGAAGGTTGATACTTCATGTTTAAGACTCCTTATCATTAATGGTAAAGAAAAAGGTGCTCCCCTCTCCCGGCGTTGATGTAACCCAGACACTCCCACCGTGATGTTCTACAATCCTCTTTACAATGGCAAGGCCAATGCCGGTTCCCTCTCCTGCCTTTTTTGCAGACGGCAGCCGCTGAAAAACCTGAAAAATTTTTTCAAAGTACATCTCCTCAATACCAATGCCGTTATCGCGGACAAAAAACACGTTTTGCCCCTCGTGACCATAAACTCCGACATCAATACGAGGGCCGGGGTTCTCTTTCCCGATATATTTAACAGCATTGACCAATAGATTTTCAACAACCTGCATAAAACGCTTTTTTTCACCATAGATATTCGGAATATCTCCCTGAATGTTCACCTCAATACCACTTGCCTTAATCCGTGGTCGAAGCGGGTTCAAGACCTTTTCTACAACATCGGCAAAAGAGAACCTGCTCTTTTGCTCTGTCATGCGACCGATACGGGAAAGTTCCAGCAGATCATTGATCAGAGAGTCCATCTTCAGGGCTGCATCACTCATATACCTGAGATACTCTTCCTGGCCCTCAGATATCTGATCCCCAAAATCTTCTCGCATGGCGCCGATAAAACCCTCAATAGTAACAATAGGGGTCTTCAGATCATGAGAAACCATATATACAAAGGTCCCAAGCTCTTTATTTTTGGCGGCGATTTCAGCAAGAAGCTCTTTTAACCTCTTTTCATTCTCCCGCAGCTCATCTTCGACAAGATTTCGTTGGCTGACTTCATAAACAGCATTGTCTATTGCCTCTCTGTACATTTCTATCCGCCGTAAGAGGCGATAAAGCAGAAAGGAGAGAACCGCTGAAATAACAATGCCAAAAATCAGGAGCGGAAGATTCCGGATACCTAATGATTTGTAATCGGCTGCTTTGGGTTCAAGCTCCAGTTGCCACATCTTTCCGGAAAAATGGATCTCTTGAAGCACACGCGGTCTCTTATCTTTAGAGCTTATTCCCCTTTGCTCCAAATTTGTGTAAATCAACTGTCCGTCTTCATGGAGCCTTATCCAAAAATCATTAAAAATATTTTTGGCCAGACAAAGATCCATGATCTTCTTAACCTGAAAAACCCCGTTCAGATACCCTTGAATCCTGCCGTCATAGATCAATGGCAGGAATGCTTCAAAGCCGATTCCGCCCTGATAAAGCTCGATGCAAGGCGTAAGAGAGTATTCATGGTTTTGCCCGGCCTTTTCAAATGCGTTCCGGTAACCGGAGTAAACAACCCTGCCCTTTAAAACCGCATTTTCCTTTTCAGGAAAGACCCATTGAATAATACCCTCAGGATCGATAAGGTTTATTCCGGTAAATCCTGGGAAATGGTTATAAAAGGCATCGGCAAATTGAAGAAAACGCTTTTGGCTGAAATCGGGCGGCCTCCTTTCGACCCATCTCTCGGCCAGGAGTTCGAGGGAGGCCATGCTGGTGTTTATCAGCTCTTCTGCACGAATCCGTATCTGCTGCGCAGAGGTTTCCGTATGCCTGAGAATCAGTTCATGCCTGTGGCTGTTTTGATTCTGCCATAAGACAACTGCAATGCTTCCAAACAACAAGAATGCTACAACGGAAAGTAATTTTTTGAAATGAAAAAACAACATTTTTAACTTATTGCTCTAAATGAGTAAAAAAATTTAAAAAGGCTACTTACGTTTTGATCGGCAAAAGCCGGTATTTTTTACATTACAGACTTTCTCAACCAGGTGCAAGGCTTGTTTGAAACTCCCCGCAGTACCGCTGGGACGGGATCTCCGCTTTGCTCCGACAAGCTGCGGGAAATACAGGGAATCTTCAATTGTTAGGCATGACTGGTCGGTTAATAATTTATGCATTGTATTTCTTCTGAATTTTAGATAACTTGCGAGGCAGTTTAGTTGCCTGGTATTATTATATATCAGCACTGTTTTTTTGTGTAAAGGATTTTTTGTAAAAGCTCTTAATGCCGGATAAGAGTATAATCTTTACAAATAAAAATGGTTATGCAATGTTATATTCTGATTGAGCCAAAGCTCAATCAGGGGTCAGTATTCAGTTTGCCTGTGCGTGTTCGCACGCACAGGCAGGGGAACAGCAAAGGATGTATGCCTAGAGCATATCTTGTTTTATGCTTCGAGAGCTTTCCATAAAAAATTTTACTATAATAGATAAGCTTAATATAAGTTTTTCAGATGGACTTAGCATATTAAGCGGTGAAACAGGTGCGGGCAAGTCTGTTATAATAAACGCGGTAAATCTGCTGCTTGGCAGCAAGGCAACGCCAAGATTAATCCGCACAGGATGTGAGGCGGCGGAGCTTGAAGCATTGTTTCAAATTACACCTGGAAGCAGGCTCGCCCAAATCATGAAAGAGAAAGGTTTTGATGAATCTGAAGAACTTGTAATCAGAAGAATTATTTCCCGCAAAGCCAGGCACAGAATATATATAAACGGCTGCCTTTCCACCATACAGATGCTGAATTCAATAACAGAAAACTTAGCCAGCATATCAGGCCAACATGCTCATCAAGGGCTTTTAAAAGAGGAACAGCATCTTTTAATACTCGACCAGTTCGGCGACTTGATGCCTCAGCGAGCAGAGGTTTACAGGTATTATCATGAAATAGTACAAATGATAAAGATGCTGCAGGAACTGAAAGCTGCCGGCGATCAGCAGGATGAACATATCAGGCTGCTTGAATTCCAGAAAAAAGAGATAATTGACGCCTCTATCAGTCCTGGTGAAGATAAGGCTCTGGAGCAGAAAAGAATCCGGCTTAAAAACAGGGAGGCCCTTTATCAGGCAGTTAATGGCAGCATTGAAGAGCTTTACAGCGCACAGGGGGCAATAGTAGAACGCATTGTAGAGGTAAAAAAGAGGCTTGAAAAGGCGAGCCTGATCGATCCCGCGCTTAGTCTGCATGTGGAAGGGCTGGCTAAATCAATATTCAACCTGGAGGATATTGCTGAAGGGCTTAGAGATTACCAAAAAAACGTAGAGATGGATCAAGGGCTTCTTGAGGAGGTTGAAGAGCGTCTTGACACCCTTCATAAGTTAAAGAGAAAATACGGAGGATCACTTGAGGCAATTTTTGCGTATCTTGAGTCAATAGATCAAGAGCTTTCAAAAATAGCAAATCTATCTGAAAACATAGCCGAGACAGAAGCAAGGCTGGATACTTTGCACGCCAAATTAGCAGGCTCTGCGGAGAATCTTTCAAAAAAAAGAAAACAGTCAGCCGATATCCTGGCTAAAAAGGTGGAAAAGGAGCTGTCCACGCTTGAGATGTCTCAAACAAAATTTAAAATATCACTTCAATCAATACCCCCAATTAATGGCCCAACAGGGGAAAGTATTAATTCATATCTTACCTGTGATAATAAAGCTATAAGTGAAACCGGAATCGACAGGGCTATATTCATGATAGCGCCGAATGTCGGCGAGGTTTTAAAGCCGCTTTCAAGCATTGTATCCGGAGGCGAACTTTCAAGGGTGGTGCTTGCCTTAAAAGCCATTCTGGCCAAGACGGAATCGGTTGAAACCATTGTTTTTGACGAGGTTGATGCCGGGATAGGGGGAGGCGTGGCCGAGGTCGTGGGGAAAAAACTGTCTTCCCTTGCACGTTATCATCAGGTAATCTGCATAACCCACTTGCCGCAGATTGCAAAATTCGGGGACTATCATTTCAGGATTTCAAAACAGGTATCTCTCGGAAGAACTATAACCGGCATAACACCGCTTGATGACAAGGAACGGGTCAAAGAAATAGCCAGAATGTTAGGCGGAGTGGAAATCACCAGAGCCACCCTTGACCATGCGCATGAAATGCTTGATAAAGCCGTAAGCCGGCCATTAGACAAACAAAGCAACAAATGAACTTACTTATTAACATCCCGCCATTCCTGACATTGTGCTGCTTTTTAGGGCTTGCTCTTTTAACCATTATACGTGGACGCAGGACAAAAATAAATATCCTGTTTTTTATTACCTGCATACTCGGTTCTTTTCTTTACATAGACATATTGTTTGCATTTAACGTGAAATCCCCCGGCCTGGCGCTGACAATCAGCCGTATAGATCATTTTTTTATAATTTACAGCTTCCCCGTATATATCCACTTTTTTCACTCATACCTTAACATTTCCGGTAAAATCTGGCTTGTCAGACTATCATATGCCTTTGCCTTTATCCTTATGTGGTTTATTCCCACGTCTCTTTATATCGAGTCCATGCAAAAACATTCATTCGGTTTTTTTGCAAAAGGGGGCGTCCTTTATCCTCTTTTCGGGATCGGAGCTTTGTGCGTAACCATCATTATCCTTACACTTATTTTTCAGGCAATTCGCAATGAAAAAAGCAGCATCCAAAAAAACAGGTTGAAATATGTTTTTGCAGGATTTGGAATTATGGGGCTTATGAACGGGCTGAACGTTCTTCCGATTTTAGGATATTCAGTATATCCTCCGGGCTGCTTCAGCTTTATTCCTCTTGTTGTTTTCGCAACAGGCCTTTTTAAGCATGATCTGCTCGACATGGGGATACTTATCAAAAAGAGCCTGGTTTACTCGCTGATAACAGCGCTGCTTACCTGCATGTATGCCCTTATTATCCTTT
This genomic window from Anaerolineae bacterium contains:
- a CDS encoding response regulator yields the protein MKYQPSNILLVEDEKAHAQLTKRAIRKAGNANRIDAACDGEEALDYLFNKGKYADKSKYPCPGLILMDIKLPGIDGIDVLKKIKQDPSLRKIPVIMLTTSEREEDIARSYDYHANSYLTKPVGFKEFEEKIRQIDFYWMILNQPPVLEE
- the recN gene encoding DNA repair protein RecN, whose protein sequence is MLRELSIKNFTIIDKLNISFSDGLSILSGETGAGKSVIINAVNLLLGSKATPRLIRTGCEAAELEALFQITPGSRLAQIMKEKGFDESEELVIRRIISRKARHRIYINGCLSTIQMLNSITENLASISGQHAHQGLLKEEQHLLILDQFGDLMPQRAEVYRYYHEIVQMIKMLQELKAAGDQQDEHIRLLEFQKKEIIDASISPGEDKALEQKRIRLKNREALYQAVNGSIEELYSAQGAIVERIVEVKKRLEKASLIDPALSLHVEGLAKSIFNLEDIAEGLRDYQKNVEMDQGLLEEVEERLDTLHKLKRKYGGSLEAIFAYLESIDQELSKIANLSENIAETEARLDTLHAKLAGSAENLSKKRKQSADILAKKVEKELSTLEMSQTKFKISLQSIPPINGPTGESINSYLTCDNKAISETGIDRAIFMIAPNVGEVLKPLSSIVSGGELSRVVLALKAILAKTESVETIVFDEVDAGIGGGVAEVVGKKLSSLARYHQVICITHLPQIAKFGDYHFRISKQVSLGRTITGITPLDDKERVKEIARMLGGVEITRATLDHAHEMLDKAVSRPLDKQSNK
- a CDS encoding ATP-binding protein; amino-acid sequence: MLFFHFKKLLSVVAFLLFGSIAVVLWQNQNSHRHELILRHTETSAQQIRIRAEELINTSMASLELLAERWVERRPPDFSQKRFLQFADAFYNHFPGFTGINLIDPEGIIQWVFPEKENAVLKGRVVYSGYRNAFEKAGQNHEYSLTPCIELYQGGIGFEAFLPLIYDGRIQGYLNGVFQVKKIMDLCLAKNIFNDFWIRLHEDGQLIYTNLEQRGISSKDKRPRVLQEIHFSGKMWQLELEPKAADYKSLGIRNLPLLIFGIVISAVLSFLLYRLLRRIEMYREAIDNAVYEVSQRNLVEDELRENEKRLKELLAEIAAKNKELGTFVYMVSHDLKTPIVTIEGFIGAMREDFGDQISEGQEEYLRYMSDAALKMDSLINDLLELSRIGRMTEQKSRFSFADVVEKVLNPLRPRIKASGIEVNIQGDIPNIYGEKKRFMQVVENLLVNAVKYIGKENPGPRIDVGVYGHEGQNVFFVRDNGIGIEEMYFEKIFQVFQRLPSAKKAGEGTGIGLAIVKRIVEHHGGSVWVTSTPGEGSTFFFTINDKES